Proteins from one uncultured Anaeromusa sp. genomic window:
- a CDS encoding alpha/beta hydrolase → MITQEFTIEKMPALLWGEKSDKLIVAVHGNQSHKKDAPLALLAQEAAPLGYQVLSFDLPQHGDRQAEETLCKVQQCVYELGQVMEFATKQAKEISLFACSMGAYFSLLAYEAVPLRQSLFLSPLVDMKRIIESMMSWFDVSKERLQREKEISTPIGQTLYWDYYCYVQEHPISNWPSPTAILYGAKDTLCERDEVASFAKRFGCELTVMAEGEHYFHTAAQLDYYKEWLKQRLS, encoded by the coding sequence ATGATTACGCAAGAGTTTACCATTGAGAAAATGCCGGCCCTATTGTGGGGCGAGAAAAGCGATAAGCTTATTGTCGCGGTGCATGGAAATCAGTCGCATAAAAAAGATGCGCCGCTTGCCTTGTTGGCCCAAGAGGCGGCGCCTTTAGGCTATCAGGTGCTGAGCTTTGATTTGCCGCAGCATGGAGACCGGCAGGCGGAAGAAACCTTGTGCAAAGTCCAGCAGTGCGTCTATGAACTGGGACAGGTTATGGAGTTTGCAACGAAACAAGCCAAGGAGATTAGTTTGTTCGCTTGCAGTATGGGGGCGTATTTCAGCCTACTGGCGTATGAAGCCGTTCCGCTGCGGCAGAGCTTGTTTTTGTCGCCGCTGGTCGATATGAAGCGGATTATCGAGTCCATGATGTCATGGTTTGACGTCAGCAAGGAGCGCTTGCAAAGGGAAAAGGAGATTTCCACGCCCATAGGGCAGACGTTATATTGGGATTACTATTGCTATGTTCAAGAGCATCCTATTTCGAATTGGCCGAGTCCCACGGCGATTCTTTACGGCGCAAAGGATACTCTTTGCGAACGAGACGAGGTGGCTTCTTTTGCAAAACGCTTTGGGTGCGAGCTAACGGTTATGGCGGAGGGAGAGCATTATTTCCATACAGCCGCGCAGTTAGACTATTATAAAGAATGGCTGAAGCAGCGACTTTCATAG
- a CDS encoding P-II family nitrogen regulator has product MHPITKIEIITRPEKLDELKNAMNEINVAGMTVTQVYGCGLSKGHSEIYRGQEYSVNLVPKVKFEIVVCEIPVERVVETAKKVCRTGKLGDGKIFVYPLTNAVRIRTGEEGDIAIMDPH; this is encoded by the coding sequence ATGCATCCGATTACTAAAATAGAAATTATCACTCGTCCTGAAAAACTAGACGAGTTGAAAAATGCCATGAATGAAATTAACGTAGCGGGTATGACCGTAACACAAGTGTATGGCTGCGGCCTGAGCAAAGGCCATAGCGAAATTTACCGCGGCCAAGAATACTCCGTCAATCTGGTGCCAAAGGTTAAATTTGAAATTGTAGTTTGTGAAATACCAGTAGAACGAGTGGTAGAAACCGCTAAAAAAGTTTGCCGCACCGGCAAGCTAGGAGATGGAAAAATCTTTGTTTATCCCTTAACGAATGCTGTGCGCATACGCACCGGCGAAGAAGGCGACATTGCAATAATGGATCCGCACTAG
- a CDS encoding ammonium transporter, producing the protein MNVKKLSTILGILLMLTLFVAPIAFAADGDAAPAAEAAKIDTGDTAFVLISAALVMMMTPALALFYGGMSRSKNVLSVIMQSFICLGVISLQWVLFGYSLAFGPDTNGLIGNLDWFALDTVGPDPNADYSATIPHLVFMIFQGVFAIITPAIISGSVAARVKFPAYIAFVTLWATLVYDPVAHWVWGVGGWLRDYGVLDFAGGTVVHIISGVSGLVFALMIGKRKGYGNEVMAPHHLPMTVLGAALLWFGWFGFNAGSALGASGLAAIAFVTTHVAAAAATVSWVAAEWVHNGKPTILGAASGCIAGLVIITPAAGFVTVPSAIIMGLIGGAICFFSVAIAKQKLGYDDSLDAFGVHGVGGTFGALLTGVFSSAAVNSAGADGLLYGNADQLLKQCVGVGASWIFAAVMTFIIIKAISLFLQIQADEEQQIQGMDVTEHGERGYSYQDLMTGSPLRTPPFSPVASPLASQTVSEESLR; encoded by the coding sequence ATGAACGTAAAAAAACTAAGCACCATTTTAGGCATTTTGCTCATGCTCACGTTGTTTGTTGCTCCTATCGCTTTCGCTGCTGACGGCGATGCAGCTCCCGCGGCAGAAGCCGCTAAAATTGATACCGGCGATACAGCTTTCGTCCTCATAAGCGCCGCATTAGTCATGATGATGACCCCCGCGTTGGCCTTGTTCTACGGGGGTATGTCCCGTAGCAAGAACGTTCTTAGTGTTATCATGCAAAGTTTTATCTGTTTAGGTGTTATTTCCCTCCAATGGGTTCTTTTTGGTTATTCGCTGGCGTTCGGTCCTGATACAAACGGCCTTATTGGAAATTTAGATTGGTTTGCTCTAGATACGGTCGGTCCAGACCCTAACGCTGACTATTCTGCCACCATTCCACATTTGGTATTTATGATTTTCCAAGGTGTGTTCGCCATCATTACTCCAGCCATCATTTCCGGCTCTGTCGCTGCACGGGTTAAATTTCCTGCATATATCGCATTTGTTACTCTTTGGGCGACTTTAGTATACGACCCTGTTGCGCATTGGGTTTGGGGCGTAGGCGGCTGGTTGCGCGATTACGGGGTGCTTGATTTCGCCGGCGGCACGGTTGTACACATCATTTCCGGCGTTTCCGGTTTAGTATTTGCACTGATGATCGGCAAACGCAAAGGCTATGGAAACGAAGTCATGGCCCCTCATCATTTACCGATGACCGTTCTCGGCGCAGCCCTGCTCTGGTTTGGATGGTTTGGCTTCAATGCCGGCAGCGCCCTTGGCGCAAGCGGTTTAGCCGCTATCGCTTTCGTAACCACCCATGTAGCAGCGGCAGCTGCTACCGTTTCCTGGGTTGCCGCAGAATGGGTGCACAACGGAAAGCCCACCATCTTAGGGGCCGCTTCCGGTTGTATTGCAGGCTTAGTTATCATCACGCCAGCTGCCGGTTTTGTAACGGTTCCCTCCGCCATAATCATGGGCCTCATCGGCGGCGCTATTTGCTTCTTCTCCGTAGCTATCGCCAAACAAAAATTGGGCTATGACGATTCTCTCGACGCTTTCGGCGTACACGGCGTTGGCGGCACCTTCGGCGCTCTGCTTACCGGCGTGTTCTCCTCTGCCGCTGTTAATTCCGCCGGTGCTGACGGCTTACTCTACGGAAATGCTGACCAATTGCTAAAGCAATGCGTAGGCGTAGGCGCCAGCTGGATTTTCGCAGCAGTAATGACCTTTATCATCATCAAAGCCATTAGTCTTTTCTTGCAAATCCAGGCTGATGAAGAACAGCAGATTCAGGGCATGGACGTTACCGAACACGGAGAACGCGGTTATTCTTATCAGGATCTTATGACCGGCTCTCCCCTGCGGACTCCTCCCTTCAGCCCTGTTGCCAGCCCCTTAGCTTCGCAAACAGTAAGCGAGGAATCTCTGCGTTAA
- a CDS encoding methyltransferase cognate corrinoid protein: MRPDQILRNLQRSVEEMEVALAEAAAQEAIAAGTDPVLAINDGLALGMKTVSDLFDEGEAFVPHLLVAAEAFETGASILAGSMEKGAAELHARGKVLIFTVKGDIHDIGKNIVKTMLQANGFQVVDLGRDVSAKEAVTQAMAQNVDIIVAAALMRTTMPEQRELVLELQESGVRERFQCLFGGAPVSKEWVVEIGGDAYASSASEAVEIAKELMAEKRAKYLKELMQS, translated from the coding sequence ATGCGTCCAGATCAAATTTTACGTAATTTGCAGCGTTCTGTAGAAGAAATGGAAGTAGCGTTGGCGGAAGCAGCTGCGCAAGAAGCGATTGCCGCCGGTACGGATCCTGTTTTAGCGATTAATGACGGCTTGGCGTTGGGGATGAAAACGGTTAGCGATCTTTTTGATGAGGGAGAGGCGTTTGTTCCTCATCTGCTAGTGGCGGCAGAGGCTTTTGAGACGGGGGCGTCCATCTTGGCAGGCTCAATGGAAAAAGGAGCTGCCGAGCTTCATGCTCGGGGTAAGGTTTTGATTTTTACCGTAAAAGGAGATATACATGATATCGGGAAAAATATTGTGAAGACTATGCTGCAGGCAAATGGCTTTCAGGTAGTTGATTTGGGAAGAGATGTGTCGGCGAAGGAAGCGGTGACGCAAGCGATGGCGCAAAATGTCGACATTATTGTAGCGGCGGCATTGATGCGAACCACCATGCCGGAGCAGAGGGAATTGGTGCTCGAATTGCAGGAATCAGGCGTTCGAGAACGTTTTCAATGCTTATTTGGAGGCGCCCCGGTATCGAAGGAGTGGGTTGTGGAAATTGGAGGAGACGCTTACGCCAGCTCGGCCTCTGAGGCGGTGGAAATAGCTAAAGAGCTGATGGCGGAGAAGCGTGCTAAGTACTTGAAAGAGTTGATGCAGTCTTGA